A part of Lacibacter sp. H407 genomic DNA contains:
- a CDS encoding TatD family hydrolase yields the protein MTMIDTHTHLYLDDFKADIQEVISRARSAGVEKFYLPNIDSSSIEDLLNLEQQFPGECIGMMGLHPCSVKENVADELKLVEEWLKKRPFVAVGEIGLDYYWDRTFIAEQKDAFRLQVKWAQELNLPIVIHSRDSMQDCIDLVREHQNGKLRGIFHCFGGTVEEAKQIIDLGFLMGIGGVITYKKSGLAEVLASIPIEQLVLETDAPYLTPVPFRGKRNEPSYLKYVVDKMAETMNLSPEEIAIQTTLNAQNLFGS from the coding sequence ATGACGATGATCGACACACATACACACCTCTATCTCGATGATTTTAAAGCGGATATACAGGAAGTGATCAGCAGGGCCAGAAGTGCCGGCGTTGAAAAATTCTATCTGCCCAATATTGACAGCAGTTCCATCGAAGACCTGTTGAATCTTGAACAACAGTTTCCCGGAGAATGTATTGGAATGATGGGGCTGCACCCCTGTTCAGTAAAAGAAAATGTGGCTGATGAATTGAAGCTGGTAGAAGAATGGCTGAAAAAAAGGCCGTTTGTGGCAGTTGGTGAAATCGGGCTGGATTATTATTGGGACAGGACGTTTATTGCTGAACAGAAAGATGCTTTTCGACTGCAGGTCAAATGGGCACAGGAACTAAACCTGCCAATCGTGATCCACAGCCGGGATTCCATGCAGGATTGTATTGATTTGGTTCGTGAACATCAGAACGGAAAGCTGCGGGGTATTTTTCATTGCTTTGGCGGAACTGTGGAAGAGGCAAAACAAATCATCGACCTTGGGTTTTTAATGGGCATTGGCGGCGTAATCACTTACAAGAAATCAGGTTTGGCTGAAGTACTTGCTTCTATACCGATCGAACAACTTGTACTTGAAACCGATGCGCCTTACTTAACTCCCGTTCCGTTTCGGGGAAAACGAAATGAGCCATCGTATCTAAAATATGTGGTCGATAAAATGGCAGAGACAATGAATCTTTCGCCTGAAGAAATTGCAATTCAAACAACACTCAACGCACAAAATTTATTCGGTAGCTGA
- a CDS encoding ARPP-1 family domain-containing protein produces MKKYFCLLILLFTCIATNAQTDFTFPSLVVDYDSAIIFRHLKLIPIKRIEQLTDSNFVTPNSISLKAGMGKGTVKLKERGNYMLDNINVLLIENNSGKDLVIKSGEIVMGGRQDRVFARDTILETGKQHLVPVYCIEENRWSEKEKKFIYRGTTGSGLQTIIDTAQNQTKVWDEIRRLLKQNNQTGSSSYAALLNNRKVADTSQQYVRYFLQALRSKDSSIVGIIASTGHKILGADVFISTSLFYQTLPGLLEKYCNEAVLTGTTANSNNSLETAYANEMFSPQTQSAFLSKKGKRFFYKNVLIQLTGFSHLY; encoded by the coding sequence ATGAAGAAATATTTCTGCCTGCTCATTTTACTTTTTACCTGTATTGCCACGAATGCGCAGACTGATTTTACGTTTCCATCACTTGTGGTTGATTATGATAGCGCCATCATTTTTCGACACCTGAAACTGATCCCAATCAAACGAATTGAGCAGTTAACCGACAGCAACTTTGTAACACCCAACTCCATTTCATTAAAAGCAGGGATGGGCAAAGGAACGGTGAAATTAAAAGAGCGTGGAAATTATATGCTCGACAACATAAACGTTCTGTTGATTGAAAACAACAGCGGCAAAGATCTCGTGATCAAAAGTGGAGAAATTGTAATGGGAGGAAGGCAGGACCGTGTTTTTGCCAGAGACACTATTCTTGAAACAGGCAAACAACATCTTGTTCCTGTTTATTGCATTGAAGAAAACCGCTGGAGCGAAAAAGAAAAAAAGTTTATCTATCGTGGTACAACCGGAAGCGGATTACAAACCATTATTGATACAGCACAAAACCAAACAAAGGTTTGGGATGAAATTCGTCGACTGCTCAAACAAAACAATCAAACAGGTTCGTCATCGTATGCAGCATTGTTGAACAATCGGAAAGTAGCTGATACTTCGCAACAATACGTTCGTTATTTCTTACAAGCTTTGAGAAGTAAAGACAGCAGTATTGTCGGCATCATCGCATCAACAGGTCATAAAATATTAGGTGCTGATGTTTTTATCAGCACCTCCCTTTTTTATCAAACTCTACCTGGCTTGTTGGAAAAATACTGTAACGAAGCCGTGCTTACGGGTACAACTGCAAATTCAAACAACAGCCTCGAAACTGCATATGCTAACGAAATGTTTTCTCCACAAACACAATCTGCTTTTCTATCAAAGAAAGGAAAACGATTTTTTTATAAAAACGTCTTGATCCAATTAACCGGATTCTCTCATCTGTACTAA
- the gltX gene encoding glutamate--tRNA ligase, translating to MSVRVRFAPSPTGGLHLGGVRTVLYNYLFAKHHGGEFVLRIEDTDQTRFVAGAEEYIFNCLKWCGLEPDESPVHNGPYGPYRQSERKEMYRSYAETLVARGFAYYAFDTKEELEKMREELKTDENPSPQYDHRARRDMRNSLNLTDDQVRELLEKNIPHVIRIKMPENDVLTFTDMIRGEVSFQTGLVDDKVLLKADGMPTYHLAVVVDDYLMKITHAFRGEEWLPSAPVHLLLWKYLGWEASMPQWAHLPLILGPSGKLSKRDGAKYGFPVFAMNWTDPKTNELTEGFLEKGFLPEAFINLLAVLGWNDGTEKELYSIDELIASFDIKRVHSAGAKFDYEKAKWFNHEWIKRLPVSDLRLQIESYFAASGIDVSDTAKLEKVIELVKDRCTLLPDFVQQGGFFFKAPETLELDAVKPKWSEEKKQFFAEYVDVLKTMGDWELTAIENAFKALATAKNIKPGELQLPMRIMLVGGKFGPAVFQIAEIIGKEETVKRMEYALSLL from the coding sequence ATGAGTGTACGAGTTCGTTTTGCTCCCAGTCCAACGGGAGGTTTGCATTTGGGCGGTGTACGCACCGTGTTGTATAATTATTTATTTGCGAAGCATCATGGTGGCGAGTTTGTATTGCGGATAGAAGATACCGACCAAACACGCTTTGTAGCCGGTGCTGAAGAATACATTTTCAATTGTTTGAAATGGTGCGGATTGGAGCCCGATGAAAGTCCTGTGCATAATGGCCCTTATGGTCCTTACCGCCAGAGTGAACGCAAGGAGATGTACCGCAGCTATGCGGAAACGTTAGTAGCACGTGGTTTTGCTTATTATGCATTTGATACCAAAGAGGAGTTGGAGAAGATGCGTGAAGAATTAAAAACCGACGAGAACCCTTCACCACAGTACGATCATCGTGCCCGCAGAGACATGCGGAACAGTTTGAACTTAACTGATGATCAAGTAAGGGAACTGTTGGAAAAAAATATACCGCATGTGATCCGTATTAAAATGCCGGAGAATGATGTGTTGACTTTTACAGACATGATCCGTGGTGAAGTAAGTTTCCAAACAGGATTGGTTGATGATAAAGTATTGCTGAAAGCCGATGGTATGCCCACTTATCATTTGGCTGTGGTGGTAGATGATTATTTAATGAAGATCACCCATGCATTTCGTGGAGAGGAGTGGTTGCCAAGTGCACCTGTGCATTTATTGTTATGGAAATACTTGGGATGGGAAGCATCGATGCCGCAATGGGCACACTTGCCATTGATACTAGGACCGAGTGGAAAGTTGAGTAAACGTGATGGTGCTAAATATGGGTTCCCTGTTTTTGCAATGAACTGGACCGATCCTAAAACAAATGAATTAACCGAAGGCTTTCTTGAAAAAGGATTTTTGCCGGAAGCATTCATTAATTTATTGGCAGTGCTTGGCTGGAACGATGGTACAGAAAAAGAATTGTACAGCATAGATGAGTTGATCGCCAGTTTTGATATTAAACGTGTACATAGTGCAGGTGCAAAGTTTGATTATGAAAAAGCAAAGTGGTTCAACCATGAATGGATCAAGCGATTGCCGGTTTCGGATTTGCGATTGCAAATTGAATCATACTTTGCAGCAAGTGGTATTGATGTAAGTGATACAGCAAAACTTGAAAAAGTAATTGAACTGGTGAAAGACCGCTGCACACTGTTGCCTGATTTTGTACAGCAGGGTGGTTTCTTTTTTAAAGCGCCGGAAACTCTAGAGCTGGATGCAGTGAAACCAAAATGGAGCGAAGAGAAAAAACAGTTTTTTGCAGAGTACGTTGATGTGCTTAAAACAATGGGCGACTGGGAATTAACAGCTATTGAAAATGCATTTAAAGCGTTGGCAACAGCAAAAAATATTAAGCCAGGCGAACTGCAATTGCCTATGCGTATTATGTTGGTTGGCGGCAAGTTTGGCCCTGCTGTTTTTCAAATAGCAGAAATAATTGGTAAAGAAGAAACAGTAAAGCGGATGGAGTATGCGTTGAGCTTACTGTAA
- a CDS encoding aldo/keto reductase, producing the protein MNYRKFGNTDLSVSEIGFGAWAIGGGAMIGTTAIGWGDADDNTSIKAIHAALDAGINFFDTADIYGLGHSEKMIGNEIGNRSDVVIATKVGNVARNEQFTVDYSKEYILSACEASLKRLNRDAIDYYQLHTARLTHLQNGECIEAMQQLQQQGKIRYWGLSLNTFEPNDDADFLLNNHLGNGFQLVLNIINQKALPLMKTAAAKGYGIIARMPLQFGLLTGKFDEQVNFTDNDHRKNRLTKEVIDATLRATEPVWKLCGKYNCTKTQLALSYILSYDEVSVIIPGIRTPEQVKLNTDGLFKLEKADQQMIEELGKGSFVELMELIRKQG; encoded by the coding sequence ATGAACTATCGAAAATTTGGCAACACAGACTTATCAGTAAGTGAAATTGGTTTTGGTGCATGGGCTATTGGCGGAGGTGCCATGATCGGCACTACCGCTATTGGTTGGGGTGATGCAGACGATAACACATCGATCAAAGCCATCCATGCAGCATTGGATGCAGGGATCAACTTTTTTGATACTGCGGATATTTATGGTCTTGGTCATTCAGAAAAAATGATTGGCAATGAAATTGGTAACAGAAGCGATGTAGTTATTGCAACGAAAGTGGGCAATGTTGCACGCAACGAACAATTCACTGTTGATTATTCCAAAGAATATATCCTTTCTGCATGCGAAGCATCTTTGAAACGATTGAACAGAGATGCAATTGATTACTATCAGCTGCACACAGCCCGTCTAACACATTTACAAAACGGCGAATGCATTGAAGCTATGCAACAGTTACAGCAACAAGGTAAGATCCGCTACTGGGGTTTATCGTTGAATACGTTTGAACCAAACGATGATGCAGATTTTCTATTGAATAATCATTTAGGGAATGGTTTTCAGTTAGTGCTCAACATCATTAATCAGAAAGCATTACCGTTAATGAAAACCGCAGCAGCAAAAGGCTATGGCATTATTGCACGTATGCCTTTACAGTTTGGTTTGCTTACCGGCAAGTTTGATGAGCAGGTGAATTTCACTGACAATGATCATCGGAAGAACCGGTTAACAAAAGAAGTGATTGATGCTACTTTACGTGCAACAGAACCTGTTTGGAAACTGTGCGGCAAATACAATTGCACAAAAACACAACTGGCGTTGAGCTATATTTTAAGTTATGATGAAGTGTCTGTAATTATTCCCGGTATTCGCACACCGGAACAGGTGAAGTTGAATACGGATGGTTTATTTAAACTGGAGAAAGCCGATCAACAAATGATTGAAGAGTTAGGCAAGGGCTCATTTGTTGAGTTGATGGAGTTGATACGAAAACAGGGATAG
- a CDS encoding polysaccharide deacetylase family protein has protein sequence MFYTTTTPWWLRMLFPPDLTWSFPTKEKVLYLTFDDGPTPVATEFVLDELKKYNAKATFFCIGNNVQQHSQLYQRLFAEGHRVGNHTYDHLNGFHTTDELWLNNIKEAAKWIDSDLFRPPYGKIRSFPAKVLKESNPPFKIIMWSVLSADFDTNISPQKCLDNVTKNTKPGSIIVFHDSEKAFPNLRFALPEVLKLFSGEGYRFEVIR, from the coding sequence ATGTTTTATACCACAACAACACCATGGTGGCTCCGTATGTTATTCCCTCCGGATCTTACATGGAGTTTTCCTACAAAAGAAAAAGTGTTATACTTAACATTCGATGATGGTCCAACTCCTGTTGCAACTGAGTTTGTGTTGGATGAATTAAAAAAGTACAATGCTAAAGCAACTTTTTTTTGCATTGGCAACAATGTGCAACAACATTCTCAGTTATATCAACGTCTTTTTGCAGAAGGTCATCGTGTAGGTAATCATACATACGATCACTTAAATGGATTTCATACAACAGATGAATTGTGGTTGAATAATATTAAAGAAGCAGCAAAATGGATCGATTCAGATCTGTTTCGCCCACCTTATGGAAAGATCAGAAGCTTCCCCGCAAAAGTGTTGAAAGAATCAAACCCGCCTTTTAAAATAATCATGTGGAGTGTACTGAGTGCCGATTTCGATACGAACATCAGTCCGCAAAAATGCCTTGATAATGTAACGAAGAACACAAAACCGGGTAGCATCATCGTATTTCACGATAGTGAAAAGGCCTTTCCCAATCTGCGGTTTGCACTGCCTGAAGTATTGAAATTATTTTCGGGTGAGGGTTACCGTTTTGAAGTAATACGCTAG
- a CDS encoding ArnT family glycosyltransferase, producing MNLTKSAWPFIFLLALIKFALPFFLQHPVYELHRDEFLYLEQGHHLAWGYMEVPPMLSWLSYLTHVFGGSFFWVKFWPSLFGAFTLIITCAMVLEMGGKLFAVFIAGLCIMFTAYLRLHFLFQANFLEVFWWTLSAYLIIRYINTRQVRYLYWIGLAFGCAWLSKNSVSFFILGFAVALLLTQYRSLLLNKHLYGAGMLALLIALPNLIWQYNHNWPLLHHMEELRETQLKFLSPVDFLMGQILMYFTAFFIWVMGLIWLFTAKGKPYRMLALIYLTVIVLLIVSSGKNYYSMGLYPMLFAAGSVALQQWTTVKLKWLRWVTVAVILFLAGFTLPMAMPLWEPDKLAAYYKERDVEGTGMLKWEDQQNHSLPQDFADYLGWKEITTKAEKQFLSLPQNERDSTIVYCRHYGLAGALKYYGTDEQFKSKVITDNGSFLHWIPNDIGFKHLIFVGRKMPGADDEVFQHFEKVTLIDSVTYKHSRQLGDRVIFFENVDSVGSKLAAEGLKQMKQEFSRKKL from the coding sequence ATGAACCTTACTAAATCTGCCTGGCCATTTATTTTCTTGCTGGCACTCATCAAATTTGCCTTGCCGTTTTTTTTACAGCATCCCGTTTACGAATTACACCGAGATGAATTTTTGTATTTGGAACAAGGACATCATTTAGCATGGGGTTATATGGAAGTGCCACCAATGCTTTCCTGGTTGTCATACCTCACACATGTATTTGGCGGAAGTTTCTTCTGGGTAAAATTCTGGCCTTCCTTGTTTGGAGCTTTCACACTCATCATCACTTGTGCTATGGTGTTGGAAATGGGTGGAAAATTGTTTGCTGTATTTATCGCCGGCTTGTGTATCATGTTTACGGCTTACCTGCGGTTACATTTTTTATTCCAGGCAAATTTTCTGGAAGTGTTCTGGTGGACATTGAGTGCTTACTTAATTATCAGATATATCAATACGAGACAAGTAAGGTATCTGTATTGGATCGGCTTAGCGTTTGGTTGTGCGTGGTTAAGTAAAAATTCGGTTTCATTTTTTATACTAGGTTTTGCAGTGGCCCTGTTGCTTACACAATACCGTTCACTTTTATTAAATAAACATTTGTACGGCGCAGGAATGCTTGCGTTATTGATCGCATTGCCCAATTTAATTTGGCAGTACAATCATAACTGGCCCTTATTACATCACATGGAAGAACTAAGAGAAACGCAGTTGAAGTTTTTAAGTCCGGTTGATTTTTTGATGGGACAGATACTGATGTACTTCACCGCATTTTTTATTTGGGTGATGGGATTGATCTGGTTGTTTACTGCAAAAGGTAAGCCGTACCGCATGCTGGCTTTGATCTATCTCACAGTAATTGTATTGCTGATAGTAAGCAGCGGAAAAAATTATTACTCCATGGGTTTATATCCTATGTTATTTGCAGCAGGTTCAGTGGCTTTGCAACAATGGACAACTGTAAAACTAAAATGGTTACGATGGGTAACTGTTGCAGTCATTCTTTTTCTTGCCGGCTTTACCTTGCCGATGGCTATGCCACTATGGGAACCTGATAAACTGGCCGCTTATTATAAAGAGCGTGATGTGGAAGGAACAGGTATGTTGAAATGGGAAGATCAACAAAATCATTCGTTACCACAAGACTTTGCGGATTACCTTGGCTGGAAAGAAATTACAACTAAAGCTGAGAAACAGTTTTTATCGTTGCCGCAGAACGAAAGAGACAGCACAATTGTTTATTGCCGGCATTATGGACTTGCAGGTGCATTAAAATATTATGGAACGGATGAGCAGTTCAAATCAAAAGTGATCACCGACAATGGATCGTTCCTGCATTGGATTCCGAATGATATTGGTTTCAAACATTTAATTTTTGTTGGACGAAAAATGCCGGGTGCAGATGATGAAGTATTTCAGCATTTTGAAAAAGTAACATTGATCGATTCTGTTACCTACAAACATTCACGCCAGCTGGGTGATCGGGTGATCTTTTTTGAAAATGTTGATTCAGTTGGTTCAAAACTGGCAGCTGAGGGGTTGAAACAAATGAAGCAGGAGTTCAGCCGAAAGAAATTGTAA